In the genome of Ornithorhynchus anatinus isolate Pmale09 chromosome 9, mOrnAna1.pri.v4, whole genome shotgun sequence, one region contains:
- the CXCR4 gene encoding C-X-C chemokine receptor type 4: MSGVLERGLRAGNMGLPSGFIDIHDNSSDGDWSGSGSGDYDNYKEPCYRQENADFNRIFLPTIYSIIFLTGIVGNLLVIIVMGYQKKLRSMTDKYRLHLSVADLLFVLTLPFWAVDAAVSWCFGIFLCKAIHVIYTVNLYGSVLILAFISLDRYLAIVHATNSQRPRKLLAEKVVYVGVWLPAVLLTIPDLIFAETSQLDERYICERFYPHDTWLISFRFQHIVVGLILPGLIILTCYCIIISKLSHSKGHQKRKALKTTVILILAFFACWLPYYIGISIDTFILLGVIKQGCAFQNTVHKWVSITEALAFFHCCLNPILYAFLGAKFKTSAQNALTSVSRGSSLKILSKGKRAGHSSVSTESESSSFHSS; this comes from the exons ATGAGCGGGGTCCTGGAGCGCGGGTTGCGGGCCGGGAACATGGGC CTCCCTTCAGGCTTCATCGACATCCACGACAACTCTTCCGACGGAGACTGGTCCGGCTCCGGCTCTGGGGACTATGACAACTACAAGGAGCCCTGCTACAGGCAGGAGAACGCAGACTTCAACCGGATCTTCCTCCCCACCATCTACTCCATCATCTTCCTCACCGGGATCGTGGGCAACCTCTTGGTCATCATCGTCATGGGCTACCAGAAGAAGCTGCGGAGCATGACGGACAAGTACCGCCTGCACCTGTCGGTGGCCGACCTGCTGTTCGTCCTCACGCTGCCCTTCTGGGCGGTGGACGCGGCCGTGAGCTGGTGCTTTGGAATCTTCCTGTGCAAGGCCATCCACGTCATCTACACGGTCAACCTGTACGGCAGCGTCCTGATCCTGGCCTTCATCAGCCTGGACCGCTACCTGGCCATAGTCCACGCGACTAACAGCCAGCGACCGCGGAAGCTGCTGGCCGAGAAAGTGGTGTATGTGGGCGTCTGGCTGCCGGCCGTGCTGCTTACGATACCTGACCTCATCTTCGCGGAGACCAGCCAGCTCGACGAGCGGTACATCTGCGAGCGCTTCTACCCTCATGACACCTGGCTGATTTCTTTCCGCTTTCAGCACATCGTGGTCGGGCTCATCCTGCCAGGCCTGATCATCCTGACCTGCTACTGCATCATCATCTCCAAGCTGTCCCACTCCAAGGGGCACCAGAAGCGCAAGGCCCTCAAGACCACGGTCATTCTCATCCTGGCCTTCTTTGCCTGCTGGCTGCCCTACTACATCGGCATCAGCATCGACACCTTCATCCTGCTTGGGGTGATTAAGCAGGGCTGTGCCTTCCAGAACACTGTGCACAAGTGGGTCTCCATCACCGAAGCCCTGGCCTTCTTCCACTGTTGCCTCAACCCCATCCTCTACGCCTTCCTGGGAGCCAAATTTAAGACCTCGGCCCAAAACGCGCTCACTTCGGTCAGCAGAGGGTCGAGCCTAAAGATCCTGTCCAAGGGCAAGCGGGCGGGACACTCCTCGGTCTCCACAGAGTCCGAGTCCTCCAGTTTCCACTCCAGCTAA